DNA sequence from the Lysinibacillus sp. OF-1 genome:
TTCCTTTTGTGCAGCAGCGTCTGTTACGAAATGCGACTGATTTAGGAAATTGTCTACGTCCCTTTTACGGCGACTCTATAGCAGATCGATATACAGCATTAATTAAAGAACATCTGCTGCTGGCTGCTCAATTAGTGACAGCTGCTTCTAAAGGAGATGCTACCATAGCGGAAGCAAAAGAGAAGGAATGGTATCGCAATGCAGATGATATTGCGCTATTTTTGCATACGATTAATCCTTACTTAAGTAGAGAGGCTGTCCAAAAAATGTTTTATACGCATTTAGCTTTAACGAAAAATGAAGCCGTGACGATGATCCAGAAAGATTATCAAGCTGATATAGACGTTTTTGATGAAATTGAAGCAGAAGCTCTAGCCATGTCAGATATGATTGCTGGCGCCATTGTGATGCAATTTTGTTATCTTTTTTAATGTAAAAATCCCATTTATTTGCGTTCAACTACTGGTGGAAAAACTTTCGCTACTTTGTTTTTAGCAAAATGAGCAATAGGCTGCGTTCCCTGAAAATTCCCCTTCATAAAAGAAGCTAATGTATTACTGTGAATCGTTGCGCTTGCCCGCTGTAATTCCCATGGTGAGTGGTGGATATCAATTCGAAAAAGGGTATCCTTCCACTTGGCCCATGAATGATAACGTTCTACAATCCATTGGTCAAAATTAGTATTCGTGTGATCTTCTATTGTATAAGTAACCCTTAATCTTTCGTCACAGGCTTTGTAATGGCTTGTATATGAAAAGTGATTTTCTCTTTGTTTTGCTAAGATTTTGGAGAAGCGGTATGGTAAACTACCTAATGCCGTGATTTTTGACACGAAATAATTCGTGACATCTAAATGAAAAAAATAGATGCCTTTCATGCCGTTATACTCTACATATGTTCGGACATTCAATTGTAAATAGATATTCATCCCAGGAAAGGTTGGTAGAAATCGTAGTCGATGTCGATGAACTTTAAAAAAGACAGCACTTAGCCAAGCATTTTGTTCAAAGAGTTCAAGTTTTAGTTCCTCAGGTAGATGTTTTTCTAACTCTTTGGGGTCTATGGGCCAGTGTAAAAATAGAACATCTTGCCATGTCTGTGTCATCATCCACATAGAAAAACTCCTTTCTAACTACTAGCTTTTCCTAGAAAGGAGTTATTCAAACAACTGGACTATTGATCTTGCTCAGCATATTCTATTTCAACATACCGATAATATAAATTTCGTAATTCAGATTCTTTAAATAAGCCTAAATGGTTTTTAAATTGAGGATGAACCATTATCCCATGAGCTCGTAACTCTTTGACAAACCAACCTTTTGAAAATTTATGCACCGACCCCATTCTCCTTTATCTTTATTCATACATAGAGTATGCGATCGGATTCTGTAGAGTGCCTATATACAATAAAAAACGAGAGAATGAATGTCTCTCGTTTTTACTCATGTGCCACAAAAAGTACGATATGGTTGATTAGACGGTTCAGGTAATGCAGCATATTCTTGTTGCTCTTTCGTATGGGCATAAGGCTGAGCAAGGACTTTTAATAAATTATTCATAACACGATAGTCGTCTCGTTCTACAGCTGCTTCTAAAGCTTCTTCTACCCTGTGATTGCGAGGAATAACAGCAGGATTATGTTGACGCATTAATTGTTGTGACATTTCTTTCGTTTGCTGCTGTCTCGCTAATCGCTCCGTCCATTTTTGATGCCATTCTTGAAACCCTGATGCATTCATTAATGGGGTATCTTCCATTTGCTCAAAGGTTAAAGCGATAAACGTATTCGTATAATCTGCTTCGTATTGTTGCATAAGCTGGAGAAGCCCTTCAATAAGCTGGACATCTTCTTGCTCTTCATTAAAAATACCTAGCTTTGCGCGCATCCCCTTTAACCAATTTTCAACGTAGAAGTGAGGATATTGTTGTAGCGTGTCTTGTGCCAATTGAATAGCTTCTTCTTGATCATCGTGAATGAAAGGGAGTAACGTCTCAGCTAAGCGTGTTAAATTCCAGCCACCAATGTTGGGCTGATTTCCATAAGCATAACGACCTTGCCGATCAATAGAGCTAAATACAGTCGCGGGATCATAGGTGTCCATGAAAGCGCAAGGACCATAATCAATGGTTTCACCGCTAATGGTCATATTATCTGTGTTCATGACTCCATGAATAAAGCCCACTAACTGCCACTGTGCTATTAAGGATGCCTGCTTCTTCATGACTTCCTTTAGCAAATAAAGATAGCGATTTTGAGTGCCAGTATCAGCTGAGAAATGACGTTCTAATGCATAGTCAGCCAAGCGTTGGAGCTCTTCATCTGTTCCCCATTGTGCGGCATATTGAAAGGTCCCTACTCGCAAATGACTGCTGGCAACTCGCGTGACAATTGCTCCTGGTAATTCAGTTTCTCGCATAATCATTTCACCTGTAGCCACTACTGCAAGACTACGTGATGTGGGAATCCCTAACGCAAACATCGCCTCACTCATGATGTACTCCCTTAGCATTGGCCCTAACGCAGCTCGTCCATCTCCACCACGAGAATAAGGTGTTCTACCAGAACCTTTTAGTGCGATATCATACCGTTCCTGTTGAGGTGTTATATGTTCTCCATATAAAAGCGCTCTACCATCACCCAACATATTAAAATGACCAAATTGATGCCCTGCATAGGCTTGTGCAATTGGTTCGCCACCTTCTGGGATTTTATTGCCAGCTAAGATAGCGACTCCTTCTTCCCTCTGTAAAGCTTGAGCATCTAATCCAAGTGACACTGCAACAGCTTCATTTAACAGAACTAGCTTTGGTGAACGAACAGGATTTAACGAAATATCGGAATACATAATACTTGGTAGTCGAACATAACTATTATCAAAATGCCAGCCAATTGTCTTTTCCATGTTTTCTCCTTTATTGCCTTTTGATTTATTTTTGCTATTTCAACATTAATCATTCCTAGTCAAATTTACCACTAGAAAGCCTACATAAAAATCCACATAACTTTAATGTTATGCGGATTTTTATTTTATGTTAATTTCGTTGAAAAATATGAGTCGCAATACTTTGATGATCATCTGTCAAGCAAGCGACTTTAAAAGAGGTTGCAGTGATTTCCACAACCGCAAAGCTTTTCTCTTTACGACCACGTGGTTTTAATAAGCTTCCAGGATTTAAAAATAAAATATCATCAATCATTTCGGCACCAAGGATATGAGAGTGACCAAAGCATACGATTTGTGCGTCCACCTCTTTGGCCCGATAGGTTAATGATAAGATGGAATTTTTCACATTGAATAAATGGCCATGCGTCACAAAAATTTTAACATCATTGACTGTGAAAATTTCCTCTTCGGGGAAAGCTGTTTCACGATCACAGTTTCCTCTTACTTTTTTCACGCCTTTTAATGCCTCATGTGAGAAAGGAAGTTCACTATCTCCACAATGAATGACAACATCTATTTCAGGATAAAAACCTTTAACCTTTTCGATGACATGGCTATCACCATGTGTATCGCTCATAACAAGTATTTTCATGGATATCACCTCTTATTTTATAAGATTCGGTAATTGTTCCTTTAACTTGCGAATGGCATTGCCACGGTGAGAAATAGAGCCTTTTTCCTCTGGTGAAAGCTCAGCCATCATACGATTTAAGCTTGGTACGAAAAAGATTGGATCATAGCCAAATCCATTCGTTCCACGTTTTTCATGTGCAATAACCCCTTCACATGTGCCGAATACCGTTGTCGTTACAAAATCAGGTCCTGCAATTGCAATGCAGCAGCAAAAACGGGCAGTACGTTTGTCATCTTCGACACCATGTAAATTAGCTAACAATTTTACCATGTTTGCTTCGTCGTCATGATCGCCAGCATAGCGGGCAGAATACACGCCTGGCTCACCATTTAATGCATCCACTGCTAAGCCACTATCATCTGCAATCACAATTGTGCCAAGTTCCTTCGCCAACGCTTCTGCTTTTAAGATTGCATTTTCTTCAAATGTTGTACCAGTTTCTTCTATTTCCATTTCTGGTGCTACTTCAAACATTGTCACTACTTCATAACCTAGTGGACCAAATAATGCTTCAAAATCTTTTGCTTTTCCTTTATTTTTTGTGGCGATGACTACTTGTTTCATAATTATTGATTCCCTCCGACTTTGTTGGCCAGTTCACCAAGCGTTGTTTTTTGAAGATTTACTAATTGCTGAATGCCTTTTTCACCCAATGCTAACAATTCATTCAGTTCTTCACGAGAAAAGGTAGCTTCCTCACCTGTACCCTGTATTTC
Encoded proteins:
- a CDS encoding YqjF family protein, which codes for MWMMTQTWQDVLFLHWPIDPKELEKHLPEELKLELFEQNAWLSAVFFKVHRHRLRFLPTFPGMNIYLQLNVRTYVEYNGMKGIYFFHLDVTNYFVSKITALGSLPYRFSKILAKQRENHFSYTSHYKACDERLRVTYTIEDHTNTNFDQWIVERYHSWAKWKDTLFRIDIHHSPWELQRASATIHSNTLASFMKGNFQGTQPIAHFAKNKVAKVFPPVVERK
- a CDS encoding DUF2639 domain-containing protein; the protein is MGSVHKFSKGWFVKELRAHGIMVHPQFKNHLGLFKESELRNLYYRYVEIEYAEQDQ
- a CDS encoding protein adenylyltransferase SelO, translating into MEKTIGWHFDNSYVRLPSIMYSDISLNPVRSPKLVLLNEAVAVSLGLDAQALQREEGVAILAGNKIPEGGEPIAQAYAGHQFGHFNMLGDGRALLYGEHITPQQERYDIALKGSGRTPYSRGGDGRAALGPMLREYIMSEAMFALGIPTSRSLAVVATGEMIMRETELPGAIVTRVASSHLRVGTFQYAAQWGTDEELQRLADYALERHFSADTGTQNRYLYLLKEVMKKQASLIAQWQLVGFIHGVMNTDNMTISGETIDYGPCAFMDTYDPATVFSSIDRQGRYAYGNQPNIGGWNLTRLAETLLPFIHDDQEEAIQLAQDTLQQYPHFYVENWLKGMRAKLGIFNEEQEDVQLIEGLLQLMQQYEADYTNTFIALTFEQMEDTPLMNASGFQEWHQKWTERLARQQQTKEMSQQLMRQHNPAVIPRNHRVEEALEAAVERDDYRVMNNLLKVLAQPYAHTKEQQEYAALPEPSNQPYRTFCGT
- a CDS encoding metallophosphoesterase; translation: MKILVMSDTHGDSHVIEKVKGFYPEIDVVIHCGDSELPFSHEALKGVKKVRGNCDRETAFPEEEIFTVNDVKIFVTHGHLFNVKNSILSLTYRAKEVDAQIVCFGHSHILGAEMIDDILFLNPGSLLKPRGRKEKSFAVVEITATSFKVACLTDDHQSIATHIFQRN
- a CDS encoding XTP/dITP diphosphatase → MKQVVIATKNKGKAKDFEALFGPLGYEVVTMFEVAPEMEIEETGTTFEENAILKAEALAKELGTIVIADDSGLAVDALNGEPGVYSARYAGDHDDEANMVKLLANLHGVEDDKRTARFCCCIAIAGPDFVTTTVFGTCEGVIAHEKRGTNGFGYDPIFFVPSLNRMMAELSPEEKGSISHRGNAIRKLKEQLPNLIK